In the genome of Candidatus Reidiella endopervernicosa, one region contains:
- a CDS encoding PAS domain S-box protein, with protein sequence MFANPAYCETFGKHEEELYLQPLLSMVHEEDQEVVRQALSALYQPPFTTYVEQRSKTGDDWRWLAWSHRAVLDEHGEVISIIGVGHDVTERKQTAERLELAAKVFSHSREGIMITDSNGDIEVNEAFTRITGYGRDEVMGKDPRILSSGRQAPKFYAEMWSELTEKGYWSGEVWNQRKDGTVYAEMLTITVVHDAYGKSQHYVGLFSDITAQKSINSSWSTLRIMTR encoded by the coding sequence TTGTTCGCCAATCCGGCCTACTGCGAAACCTTCGGCAAGCATGAGGAGGAGCTGTATCTACAGCCCCTGCTGTCCATGGTGCACGAGGAAGACCAGGAGGTTGTGCGCCAGGCATTGTCAGCCCTTTATCAGCCACCCTTCACCACATATGTGGAGCAGCGCTCGAAAACCGGTGATGACTGGCGTTGGCTGGCCTGGTCGCATCGAGCCGTCCTGGATGAGCACGGTGAGGTCATCTCGATCATCGGTGTCGGACATGATGTTACCGAGCGTAAGCAGACCGCGGAGAGACTGGAGCTCGCGGCCAAGGTGTTCTCGCATAGTCGTGAAGGGATCATGATCACCGATAGCAACGGTGATATTGAGGTGAACGAAGCGTTCACCCGGATCACCGGCTATGGCCGCGATGAGGTTATGGGGAAGGATCCGCGAATCCTCAGCTCTGGTCGCCAGGCACCGAAATTCTACGCTGAGATGTGGAGCGAACTGACCGAAAAGGGCTACTGGTCAGGAGAGGTCTGGAATCAGCGCAAGGATGGCACGGTGTATGCCGAGATGCTCACTATTACTGTCGTGCACGATGCATATGGTAAGAGCCAGCACTACGTCGGCCTCTTCTCGGATATCACGGCGCAAAAGAGCATCAACAGCAGCTGGAGTACATTGCGCATTATGACGCGCTGA